TTTGTCTGCTACGGCCCTCGTCGCTAGCGACGTTGTGACGAAGACACCGCAGCAGCTCGACGCCCTATACCATGGCCTCGACCCGTCTTCGATATCACAACATCTTGCCTTCTACAAGCTATATCCCGACACCCCACAAGGTCGTGATGCCTACGACGACGCCATACACCTCCTCGGCGGCAACAGCTACGACGGCAGCACAACAATAACGACTCCCCTGCCTTCAAACGCTATAAATACTATGGTGTCGCTCATCACCGTCCCTGGAGGCACCACAACGACTACGCCTTTCACCGACGACGAATGTTTGGCGATATCGAATATCGCTTCGCGTCTGAAAAACCGCCATCTTCCCGGATATAATGCCGCCACAGAAGAAGAAGTGCTATCTCTTGATGATACCGACATCGACATTGCCCGCGCCCTTCTTCTTAGCTACTATGGCGATGATGACGTCGAAGAGATCTCCCGCTACGAAGCTCTTCTCGATATTATGTCGTTAGAAATCCTTGCCGGCCTCTCCGACGAAGCACCTCCAGAAGATATTATACGCGCAATTTCACGTTTCGTCTTCGAAACCATGCGCTTCCGCTTCCCTCCGGAGTCTCTATACCGCCAAGATATCGACTACTACACGTTCCTGCCTTCAGTGTTGGATTCCCGTCGTGGTGTATGCCTCGGCGTCAGCACATTATACCTCTGTATAGCACAACGCCTTGGCCTTGACCTTGAAGTCGTGACGCCTCCAGGACATATATTCCTACGATACCGCCATGATGACGGCACCTTCACAAACATCGAGACAACAGCGCGAGGCATCGACATCCCCACAGAATCATACCTAGGCATCAACACTCGCTCTCTGCAGGAGCGTTCATACAAAGAAGTCATCGGCCTTGCACACTACAACCAAGCATCGGTATGGTGGCAGGGTGGCGACTACGACAAGGCCTTGGCGTCGTACCAGAAAGCCGTTCCGTACCTTCCTAACGACACCATAGCGCAAGAATTCCTCGCCTATGCCTTTATCGCTACCGGCGACAAAAACAAAGGCAAGAAGATACTAAAAGCCGTCCATGATGTCACCCCCGACGATCTCGTCTGTCGCGACACCATCGCCGACGAATACCTCGACGGCAACGTTGACATCGACGGCATCGCCATGCTTTTCACCCATACCGACGAGACAAGGGTTTCCATCTTCGAAAAGCAGGAGAAACTACATGATATCCTTGAGCTTTACCCGAAGTTCCGCGCTGGACACCTCGCCCTAGCGATAACATGGCTACAGCTCAGCAGAGAAAAAGAGGCGCTACAATCGCTACAGAAATACCATGCTCTCGATAGTGGCGACCCTACCGTAGAATACTACCTCTCCACGATATACTTCAGCCGCCAAGACTATAAAAACGCTTATATTCATCTCTCCAATGTTCTCGCCCTTACAGCATCGCGTGACCACAAACCCAAAGCTCTCGAAATTATGAAAAGAACACTTGAAGTTCGAAGTTCGGAATAGGAGATTTTCACCACAGAGCTATGGAGGGCACAGAGAAAAAACGCTGTTGCATTAAAAATAATGGTAGGTATATTGATTATATCAGCATAACATCTATAAGGAGAGGGATATGGGAGTACATAGTAATATCAAAGAAGTTGTAGGAAGCTTTTCGTCGGAGATAGGAGTAGAAGCTCCGAACTTCAACGACAATGGTATATGCTATATAACCATCGACGACTGTGTTATTACGCTCGAGGCTTCTGAATTAGATAACAAGTTGTACATTTCGGCGGTAGTATGCGAAGGCGATAGCGTCCATAATGAAAGCGTTCTAAAAGCGGCGCTCGCCGGAAACATGTTCTGGATAGAAACCAGAGGCGCCACTCTTATGTACGACGAAGCTACCAACAGAATTTTTATGTGCTATAATGAAAATCCCGAAACCTTGGATTTAGAAAGCTTCAAAAACATCCTTGGAAATTTTGTAGAATGCGCTAAAGAATGGACTGAAAAGTTACAAGAAGCCACAAAGGTGTAAAGGAGTAGCAAGATGCCGGACAATATCATATC
Above is a genomic segment from Waddliaceae bacterium containing:
- a CDS encoding type III secretion system chaperone; translation: MGVHSNIKEVVGSFSSEIGVEAPNFNDNGICYITIDDCVITLEASELDNKLYISAVVCEGDSVHNESVLKAALAGNMFWIETRGATLMYDEATNRIFMCYNENPETLDLESFKNILGNFVECAKEWTEKLQEATKV